A section of the Candidatus Thioglobus autotrophicus genome encodes:
- a CDS encoding FKBP-type peptidyl-prolyl cis-trans isomerase, with protein sequence MANYTIHYKLSHANGALVDEAWDEPLVFEVGDGQLDPCLEKCVLDAKLGELQTFLLSASEAFGERYDEAFQFMSRDDFPSDFNFELDAAVEFQTPAGDAYVGCIDQIEDGQVRVNFNHPLAGADVSFQVKILDIAS encoded by the coding sequence ATGGCTAATTACACCATTCACTACAAACTCAGTCATGCAAATGGCGCTTTGGTCGATGAGGCTTGGGATGAGCCTTTAGTATTCGAGGTGGGTGATGGGCAGCTTGATCCTTGTCTAGAAAAATGTGTGCTTGATGCCAAATTGGGCGAATTACAAACTTTTTTGCTTAGCGCTTCTGAGGCATTTGGTGAGCGTTATGATGAAGCTTTCCAGTTTATGTCGCGTGACGATTTCCCGTCAGATTTTAATTTTGAGCTAGATGCAGCAGTTGAATTCCAAACGCCTGCAGGCGATGCTTATGTTGGCTGTATTGATCAAATTGAAGATGGGCAAGTGCGAGTTAATTTTAATCATCCACTTGCAGGCGCCGATGTGTCGTTCCAGGTCAAAATTCTTGATATAGCCTCGTGA
- the ispH gene encoding 4-hydroxy-3-methylbut-2-enyl diphosphate reductase, whose amino-acid sequence MKILLANPRGFCAGVDRAIEIVERALSLHGKPVYVRNEVVHNKFVVNDLKAKGAIFVKEISEVPEQQVVIFSAHGVSQMVRMQAQNIEATIYDATCPLVTKVHKEVARKQKQNHQVILIGHKGHPEVEGTLGQSSAGQQVALVENTADIDQLTIAKNSDISYTTQTTLSVDDTQHIVDHLKGKFPHIRAPKKDDICYATQNRQDAVKSLMRSADVLLVLGSSNSSNSNRLREIADKMSIPAHLIDGANEIEKDWIKNANIVGVTAGASAPEVLVQEVVNYLYDHGADELQEVSGAQENVHFPVPEALR is encoded by the coding sequence GTGAAAATCCTGTTAGCTAATCCACGTGGATTTTGCGCGGGCGTGGATCGCGCTATTGAAATTGTGGAACGAGCATTGAGCCTGCATGGCAAGCCAGTATATGTGCGCAATGAAGTTGTGCATAATAAATTCGTCGTTAATGATCTCAAAGCCAAGGGCGCTATTTTTGTTAAAGAGATTAGTGAAGTGCCTGAACAGCAGGTGGTTATTTTTAGTGCGCATGGGGTCTCTCAGATGGTACGCATGCAAGCCCAGAATATTGAGGCAACTATTTATGACGCTACTTGCCCTCTAGTCACCAAGGTGCACAAAGAGGTAGCGCGCAAACAAAAACAAAATCATCAAGTTATCTTAATTGGACATAAAGGCCATCCTGAAGTGGAGGGAACTTTAGGTCAATCAAGCGCAGGTCAGCAAGTGGCTTTGGTGGAAAATACAGCTGATATTGATCAATTAACGATTGCAAAAAATAGCGATATTTCTTATACGACGCAAACCACTTTATCGGTGGATGATACCCAGCATATTGTTGACCACCTAAAGGGTAAATTCCCTCATATTCGTGCCCCTAAAAAGGATGATATTTGCTATGCAACGCAAAACAGGCAAGATGCGGTTAAATCCTTAATGCGTTCAGCCGACGTCTTGTTGGTATTGGGATCTAGCAATTCTTCTAATTCAAATCGATTGCGTGAGATTGCCGATAAAATGAGTATCCCTGCTCATCTGATTGATGGGGCGAATGAAATTGAGAAAGATTGGATAAAAAATGCCAATATTGTAGGGGTAACAGCGGGTGCTTCGGCGCCAGAGGTGTTAGTGCAAGAAGTGGTTAACTATTTATATGATCACGGTGCAGATGAATTGCAAGAAGTCAGTGGCGCACAAGAAAACGTACACTTTCCAGTGCCAGAAGCGTTAAGATAA